From Plasmodium falciparum 3D7 genome assembly, chromosome: 9, one genomic window encodes:
- a CDS encoding fumarate hydratase: MIKFKEASILLSHKNAYLQYNLYFKKIRCVYHKIYRRHMNSLNSFIDILSFRNEDDIEYKKVEDLSKYIEVIKINKSPMNETKYYGYNFKEEYNFLDEHGNIKEYIYNENKKLLYKNYEKEYIHIPPFVLTKLCEYAFKEILFFLNKKHLKQLQHILQDKESSKNDKYVAMTLIKNAIISSEQKLPGCQDTGTAIILGKKDEDILTTYEHKYLTLGVYNAYKYNNFRYSQLSPLNMFNEVNTKNNLPCQIEIYTNIKKEKLHEVQQNEYPNHMKDIQNNNNVKHNKDITTRQIDSKENQKSTKKQNVDFLYDGPKYELIFIAKGGGSANKTFLFQQTKSILNEENLYNFLLDKIKEIGTSACPPYHLAIVIGGLSAEMNLKMVKLASCRYLDNLKTEGGIYGKAFRDLESEKIILQKAQSLGIGAQFGGKYFVHDVRVIRLPRHSASCPIGIGVSCSADRQIKCLINKNGVFMQMLEHEPIKYLPEITFKDLNQENAVKIDLNQNMEQTLKTLSKYPTSTLVLLTGKLVVARDSAHKKIVDQFINDNVPIPEYFKKYPIYYAGPAKTPDNYASGSFGPTTAGRMDAYAEVLMKNNASLISLAKGNRSAVVRNACKKYNGFYLGSIGGPGAILAKNNIKNVQVIDFKDMGMEAVHLIDVVDFPAFIVIDNKGNDFYNKWLPS; the protein is encoded by the coding sequence atgataaagttTAAAGAAGCTTCCATTTTGTTATCACACAAGAATGCATACCTTCAATATaacttatattttaaaaaaataagatgTGTGTACCACAAGATATACAGAAGGCATATGAACAGTTTAAATAGTTTTATAGACATTTTAAGCTTTAGAAATGAAGATGatattgaatataaaaaagttgAAGATCTTAGTAAATATATCGaagttattaaaataaataaaagtccTATGAAtgaaacaaaatattatggatataattttaaagaagagtataattttttagatGAACAtggtaatataaaagaatatatatataatgaaaataaaaaattattatataaaaattatgaaaaagaatatatacatatcccACCATTTGTTTTAACAAAATTATGTGAATATGCttttaaagaaatattattttttttgaataaaaaacatttaaaaCAATTACAACATATTTTACAAGATAAAGAATCaagtaaaaatgataaatatgtGGCTATgacattaataaaaaatgcaaTCATAAGTTCTGAACAGAAATTACCAGGTTGTCAAGATACAGGAACTGCAATCATTTTAGgaaaaaaagatgaagatATATTAACCACATATGAACATAAATATCTTACCTTAGGTGTATATAAtgcttataaatataataactttCGTTATAGCCAATTATCTCCATTAAATATGTTCAATGAagttaatacaaaaaataatttaccaTGTcaaattgaaatatatacaaatattaaaaaagaaaaattacatGAAGTTCAACAAAATGAATATCCTAACCATATGaaagatatacaaaataataataatgttaaacATAATAAGGACATAACAACCAGACAAATAGATTCAAAAGAAAATCAAAAATCAACAAAGAAACAAAATGTTGACTTTCTTTATGATGGGCCTAAATATGAACTTATTTTTATAGCTAAAGGAGGTGGAAGTGCCAacaaaacatttttatttcaacAAACCAAaagtatattaaatgaagaaaatttatataatttcttattagataaaattaaagaaatagGTACTTCTGCATGCCCACCATATCATTTAGCAATTGTTATCGGTGGCTTATCAGCAGaaatgaatttaaaaatgGTTAAGTTAGCCTCATGTAGATATTTGGATAATTTGAAAACAGAAGGAGGAATATATGGAAAAGCTTTTAGAGATTTAGAAAgtgaaaaaattattctaCAGAAAGCTCAAAGTTTAGGTATTGGTGCACAATTTGGTGGAAAATATTTTGTACATGATGTTAGAGTTATTAGATTACCTAGACATTCTGCATCTTGTCCTATCGGTATAGGTGTTTCATGTTCAGCTGATAGACAAATAAAATgtcttattaataaaaacgGTGTTTTTATGCAAATGCTAGAACATGAACCAATCAAATATTTACCCGAAATTACTTTTAAAGATCTAAATCAAGAAAATGCTGTTAAAATTGATTTAAATCAAAATATGGAACAAACATTAAAAACCTTATCTAAATATCCAACCTCTACATTAGTACTCTTAACAGGTAAACTTGTTGTTGCTAGAGATAGtgcacataaaaaaattgtagATCAATTTATTAATGATAATGTTCCTATACctgaatattttaaaaaatatcctATTTATTATGCTGGACCAGCTAAAACACCTGATAATTATGCAAGTGGCTCCTTTGGACCAACCACGGCTGGGAGAATGGATGCCTATGCCGAGGTTCTAATGAAAAACAACGCATCGCTTATATCATTAGCAAAAGGTAATAGATCTGCTGTTGTTAGAAATgcttgtaaaaaatataatggatTCTATTTGGGGAGTATAGGAGGACCAGGTGCTATTTTAGctaaaaataatatcaaaaATGTGCAGGTTATTGATTTTAAGGACATGGGCATGGAAGCCGTTCATTTAATTGACGTCGTTGATTTTCCCGCATTTATTGTTATAGATAACAAAGGCaatgatttttataataaatggttaccatcataa
- a CDS encoding dynein light chain, putative, with protein MNDTDKFEDEFDIELMEEIGKQTISQFLEKMHYNEEKTNFWVSQILDTTLKELSKLNKPFKYVATCILMEKNGSPLTTSNVCLWDENCDGLCSVQMGNETLDCILCIYAIKT; from the exons atgaatgaTACAGATAAGTTTGAg GACGAATTTGACATTGAACTTATGGAAGAAATAGGAAAACAa ACAATTTCTCAATTTCTTGAAAAAATGCATTATAATGAAGAGAAAACCAATTTTTGGGTATCACAAATTTTGGATACCACATTAAAGGAATTGTCAAAATTAAATAAGCCCTTCAAATATGTTG CTACATGTATTTTGATGGAAAAAAATGGATCTCCTTTAACGACATCAAATGTATGCTTATGGGATGAAAATTGCGACG GGCTTTGTAGTGTTCAAATGGGAAACGAAACATTAGATTGCATTCTTTGCATATATGCTATAAAAACTTAA
- a CDS encoding RNA-binding protein, putative — MSTIRWVDLLSSESNFSHSKTNNDDINEKLKKKKVFFKSEADLNNSFLNSYNGDLDNSNVGINLKIKNMCIKEKKDIKADEKMNEKICSNKIDTFIQKNVNTNYDEKINVVHNIPYNDKNKKEKEEGLLNKINNFNDNTSVQSKLYINNVQVSETHTKKNHLDEKENNNNNNNNNKIVEKKKNKQTDDNKTNQDDVKVKVKINLDYPEQNNNQDQENDNKNKERVTNNIATHKEEQNNDLSVFSSNEESNPNNNNSNYILRNDKDTCNNTEDMSKRNKEKTTTQNVLQNPVSNKNKEENCQSRDSSKRRNSVSKSSKNVTRPVDNNKKNVESLINPSETKKNDSLKMNQEKNIKYMEHSKKGKNKRKERNNNMENSMKNNNSISVLDYTVSHDVTLDENNIPLNPTKKMKNKMKDLKHVEDDKNNDILNMNKSKIPNSFKQADSNNIVIKKLMKEENNSIVKENENINFLKIQNMNTMIDDKEDNPFYNVMNNNIDLEKFKNFNNNFINYIGDIRNNFSESLCTANRNRVNSRLKEIAVGKSTKEYKNYVKLVKYQDRLEDDPATPNAYEDITNAKFQAKYNLWRKKLHKFDTLN, encoded by the exons ATGTCTACAATTAGATGGGTTGATCTGTTATCAAGCGAATCAa atttCTCTCACTCGAAAACAaacaatgatgatataaatgaaaaattaaaaaaaaaaaaagttttttttaaatctgaAGCAGATTTAAATAATAGTTTTTTGAATTCATATAATGGTGATTTAGATAATAGTAATGTTGggataaatttaaaaataaaaaatatgtgtattaaagaaaagaaagataTAAAGGCAGATGAAAAAATGAACGAAAAGATTTGTAGTAATAAAATAGATAcatttatacaaaaaaatgtgaatactaattatgatgaaaaaataaatgttgtTCATAACATAccatataatgataaaaataaaaaagaaaaagaagaaggcttattaaataaaataaataattttaatgacAACACAAGTGTTCAaagtaaattatatattaataatgttcAAGTTAGTGAaacacacacaaaaaaaaatcaccttgatgaaaaagaaaataataataataataataataataataaaatcgttgagaaaaaaaaaaacaaacaaactgACGATAACAAAACAAATCAGGATGATGTAAaagtaaaagtaaaaataaatttggaTTATcctgaacaaaataataatcaggatcaagaaaatgataataaaaataaagaacgGGTGACAAATAATATTGCCACTCATAAggaagaacaaaataatgatCTATCAGTGTTCTCCTCAAATGAAGAATCTAatccaaataataataacagtaattatattttaagaaatgATAAAGATACTTGTAACAATACAGAAGATATgtcaaaaagaaataaagaaaaaacaacaaCACAAAATGTTTTACAAAATCCTGttagtaataaaaataaagaagaaaattgtCAATCGAGAGATTCCTCGAAAAGGAGAAATAGCGTTTCTAAATCATCAAAAAATGTCACACGTCCTgtggataataataagaaaaatgtaGAATCCTTAATAAATCCTTCtgaaacaaaaaagaatgaTTCCTTAAAAATGAaccaagaaaaaaatataaaatatatggaaCATAgtaaaaaagggaaaaacaaaagaaaagaacgaaataataatatggaaaatagtatgaaaaataataatagtatttcTGTTCTCGATTATACTGTTTCTCATGATGTTACATTAGACGAGAATAATATTCCTTTGAAtccaacaaaaaaaatgaaaaataaaatgaaagatCTGAAACATGTGgaagatgataaaaataatgatatccttaatatgaataaatcaAAAATTCCGAATTCATTCAAACAAGCAGATAGTAACAACAtagtaattaaaaaattgatgaaagaagaaaataattcgattgttaaagaaaatgaaaatataaattttctaaaaatacaaaacatGAATACTATGATAGATGATAAAGAAGATAATCCATTTTATAAtgttatgaataataatatagatttaGAAAagtttaaaaattttaataataattttataaattatataggggatataagaaataattttAGTGAATCCTTATGTACAGCTAACAGAAATAGAGTTAATAGTAGACTTAAAGAAATAGCTGTCGGAAAATCAACaaaggaatataaaaattatgttaaGCTAGTAAAATATCAAGATAGATTAGAAGATGATCCTGCTACACCTAACGCATATGAAGATATAACTAATGCGAAATTTCAAGCGAAATATAACTTATGGAGAAAAAAGTTACATAAATTTGACACTCTAAATTGA
- a CDS encoding serine/threonine protein phosphatase 4, putative, translating into MNPKDLDKVIDILKKCKLIEEREVRNLCSEAKLLLSKEDNVRNVDIPVIICGDIHGQFHDLKELFNIGNELPHVNYIFLGDYVDRGKYSIETFLLLLALKIKYPLHLTLIRGNHESRQISEIYGFYDECLKKYGSINVWKYCTDVFDYLCIGAIIEGKYFCIHGGLSPSIEKIDELKKIYRFQEIPKNGPLCDIMWSDPNDQNGWTKSPRGAGHLYGQDIVEKFCYINNIHIIARAHQLVMEGYKWSFNKKLVTIWSAPNYCYRCGNIASIMEIDENLFFNFKRFGPSTIDQHYLNNNNTTELRKFPPVYFS; encoded by the coding sequence ATGAACCCTAAAGATTTAGATAAAGTTAtcgatatattaaaaaagtgTAAACTCATAGAAGAAAGAGAAGTTCGAAATTTATGTAGTGAAgcaaaattattattgtcaaAAGAGGATAACGTACGTAATGTTGACATTCCTGTTATTATATGTGGAGATATTCATGGTCAATTTCATgatttaaaagaattatttaatataggTAATGAATTACCACatgttaattatatatttttgggTGATTATGTAGATAGAGGGAAATATAGTATAGaaacctttttattattattggctttaaaaataaagtatCCATTACATTTAACGTTAATACGAGGTAATCATGAGAGTAGGCAAATATCTGAGATATATGGCTTCTATGAtgaatgtttaaaaaaatatggatcCATAAATGTTTGGAAATATTGTACAGATGTTTTtgattatttatgtataggAGCTATTATTGAAGGTAAGTATTTTTGTATACATGGAGGATTATCACCATCTATTGAAAAAAtagatgaattaaaaaaaatttatagatTTCAAGAAATCCCAAAAAATGGACCTTTATGTGATATCATGTGGTCAGATCCTAATGATCAAAATGGATGGACTAAAAGTCCAAGAGGAGCTGGACATCTATATGGACAAGATATTGTTGAAAAATTctgttatattaataatattcatatcatCGCTAGAGCACATCAACTTGTTATGGAAGGTTATAAATggtcttttaataaaaaattagtaACCATTTGGTCAGCACCAAATTATTGTTATCGTTGTGGTAATATAGCAAGTATCATGGAAATTGACGAAaaccttttttttaattttaaacgATTTGGTCCATCAACAATTGATCAACATTATctcaacaataataatacgACTGAACTCAGGAAATTCCCACCAGTGTATTTCTCCTaa
- a CDS encoding cytochrome c oxidase subunit 5B, putative, which produces MVWNKVLHKITPKQLNFCGKRYMVSLYKRGKCNNVPYINKSIFVKKYNEHKRTYLHFARTLPEDYELPLDTFPENIHEILMKDKKSLDFIQSYWYWKIRSESNLLNYEKLIKKSYKQLAIDMGMQIANSDNEHMLALLEYYEYLKSSPFVGPFGTIENPVLVPSVHVERVVCCTGGTGENEHVPLFFRCREGFLYRCGECDQIFMHVRVLYSLDDGNDPFPNDPDVDDVFDLNLIEENMQLYNDDQYVRWPTGNVTYRQMFLEGKWGNQKPNT; this is translated from the exons ATGGTCTGGAATAAAGTGTTGCATAAGATTACACCGAAGCAACTAAACTTTTGTGGAAAACGATACATGGTATCATTATACAAAAGAGGAAAATGTAACAACGtaccatatataaataaaagtatttttgtaaaaaagtACAATGAACATAAAAGAACTTACCTACATTTCGCTCGCACATTACCAGAAGATTATGAATTACCTTTAGATACCTTCCCAGAAAATATTCATGAAATTTTAATGAAAGATAAGAAATCATTGGATTTTATTCAAAGCTATTGGTATTGGAAAATAAGAAGTGAAAGTAATTTgctaaattatgaaaaattaattaaaaaatcttACAAACAGCTAGCCATTGATATGGGCATGCAG ATTGCGAACTCGGATAATGAACATATGCTAGCCCTTCTTGAATATTACGAATACCTGAAATCATCTCCATTCGTAGGTCCCTTTGGTACCATCGAAAATCCTGTACTCGTCCCCAGTGTTCATGTAGAAAGAGTTGTTTGTTGCACAGGAGGTACGGGTGAAAATGAGCACGTTCCACTTTTTTTCAGATGTAGAGAAGGATTTTTATATCGTTGTGGAGAATGTGATCAAATTTTTATGCATGTTCGTGTGCTCTATTCTTTAGATGATGGTAATGATCCTTTCCCAAACGATCCAGATGTTGATGATGTATttgatttaaatttaatCGAAGAGAATATgcaattatataatgatgatcAATATGTTAGGTGGCCTACAGGAAATGTAACCTATAGACAAATGTTCTTGGAAGGAAAATGGGGAAACCAAAAACCAAACACATAG
- a CDS encoding phosphatidylserine decarboxylase produces the protein MRKGKSPSSFFSLHKKYLLTGVTILSFIFMFQYKYHEVLTVYEDKTNVQQSSRLFWTRLLFGRTRSRITGRIFNIEIPHSYRLYVYNFFIKYLNINKEEIKYPIESYKSLGDFFSRYIREDTRPIGDLNEYSIVSPCDSEIVDFGELTSNYLDNVKGIKFNIKTFLGSDMIKKYNDDSTSFYYAIFYLSPKKYHHFHAPFNFKYKIRRHISGEVFPVFQGMFKIINNLFDINERVILSGEWKGGHVYYAAISAYNVGNIKIVNDEDLLTNNLRTQLSYMGGDINTKIYDHYKDLEIGDEVGEFKVGSSIIVIFENKKNFKWNVKPNQQISVGERIGGVDQPKQPKNKFIKIRS, from the coding sequence aTGCGCAAAGGAAAATCGCCTTCGAGCTTCTTTTCCCTACACAAGAAGTACCTCTTGACAGGCGTAAcgatattatcatttatttttatgtttcaGTATAAATATCACGAAGTATTAACAGTATATGAAGATAAGACGAATGTTCAGCAGAGTAGTCGTTTGTTTTGGACTCGTTTATTATTTGGGAGAACACGTAGTAGGATAACGGGGagaatttttaatattgagATACCTCACTCTTATagattatatgtatataatttttttataaaatatttaaatataaataaagaagaaataaaatatcctATAGAATCATATAAATCCTTGGGTGATTTTTTTTCGAGATATATTAGAGAGGACACGAGACCTATAGGCGATTTGAATGAGTATTCTATAGTTAGTCCATGTGATAGTGAAATTGTTGATTTTGGTGAGTTGACATCAAATTATTTGGATAATGTGAAAggtataaaatttaatataaaaacattctTAGGTTCGGAtatgataaagaaatataatgatgatagcACAAGTTTTTATTAtgctatattttatttgagtCCAAAgaaatatcatcattttcatgctccatttaattttaaatataaaataagaagaCATATATCTGGAGAGGTTTTTCCTGTCTTCCAAGGTatgtttaaaattataaataatctaTTTGATATAAACGAAAGAGTTATATTATCAGGAGAATGGAAAGGTGGACATGTGTACTATGCAGCCATCAGTGCATATAATGttggaaatattaaaattgttaATGATGAGGATTTATTAACCAACAATCTAAGAACACAATTAAGTTATATGGGAGGAGATATTAATACCAAAATTTATGATCATTATAAAGATCTAGAAATTGGTGATGAAGTTGGTGAGTTTAAAGTAGGCTCATCCATAATTgttatttttgaaaataaaaaaaattttaaatggAATGTAAAACCGAATCAACAAATATCCGTGGGTGAAAGAATTGGTGGTGTGGACCAACCAAAGCAGCCCAAAAATAAGTTTATCAAAATAAGGAGTTAA
- a CDS encoding cytochrome c oxidase subunit 6B, putative: MSESNYVSHKFIKNYDELTAQNPHASDPRFLQVNQFNHCAYRYTLFCRCARELGEDHPRCKFQYYRSQIACTAEQLEDWDDNRQKGTCAMDTLPDKLTAHLRQ, encoded by the exons atgaGTGAATCCAATTATGTAAGTCAcaaattcataaaaaattatgatgagTTAACGGCCCAAAATCCCCATGCaagt GATCCAAGATTTTTACAAGTAAATCAATTTAATCACTGTGCTTACAGATATACTTTGTTTTGTCGATGTGCTAGGGAATTAGGTGAAGACCACCCACGATGCAA GTTTCAATATTACCGTTCACAAATTGCCTGTACTGCAGAACAACTTGAAGACTGGGATGACAATAGACAAAAAG GAACATGTGCAATGGATACATTACCTGACAAATTAACTGCTCACTTAagacaataa
- a CDS encoding cytochrome c oxidase subunit 6B, putative: MSESNYDPRFLQVNQFNHCAYRYTLFCRCARELGEDHPRCKFQYYRSQIACTAEQLEDWDDNRQKGTCAMDTLPDKLTAHLRQ; this comes from the exons atgaGTGAATCCAATTAT GATCCAAGATTTTTACAAGTAAATCAATTTAATCACTGTGCTTACAGATATACTTTGTTTTGTCGATGTGCTAGGGAATTAGGTGAAGACCACCCACGATGCAA GTTTCAATATTACCGTTCACAAATTGCCTGTACTGCAGAACAACTTGAAGACTGGGATGACAATAGACAAAAAG GAACATGTGCAATGGATACATTACCTGACAAATTAACTGCTCACTTAagacaataa